A section of the Lathamus discolor isolate bLatDis1 chromosome 6, bLatDis1.hap1, whole genome shotgun sequence genome encodes:
- the TMEM138 gene encoding transmembrane protein 138 — protein sequence MLQTSNYSLVLFLQFLLLFYDLFVNSFSELLRTAPAVQLVLFIIQDIAILFNVIIIFLMFFNTFVFQAGLVNLLFHKFKGTILLSAAYLGLSISFHVWVMNLRWRDSSRFVWTEGLQTLFVFQRLAAVLYCYFYKRTAVHLGDPLFYQDSLWLRKEFEQFRG from the exons ATGCTCCAGACCAGCAACTACAGCCTGGTGCTGTTCCTGCAGTTCCTGCTCCTCTTCTACGACCTCTTTGTCAACTCCTTCTCGGAGCTGCTCCgcacagctcctgctgtccAGCTCGTCCTCTTCAT catccaGGACATTGCTATTCTCTTCAACgtcatcatcatcttcctcaTGTTCTTCAACACCTTCGTCTTCCAGGCTGGGCTGGTCAATCTCCTCTTCCACAAGTTCAAGGGGACCATACTGCTGTCTGCAGCCTACCTGGGGCTCAGCATCTCCTTCCACGTGTGGGTTATG AACCTGCGCTGGCGCGACTCCAGCCGCTTCGTGTGGACCGAAGGCCTGCAGACCCTCTTTGTGTTCCAGCGCCTGG CGGCCGTGCTCTACTGCTACTTCTACAAGAGGACCGCGGTGCACCTGGGGGACCCCCTCTTCTACCAGGACTCCCTGTGGCTGCGCAAGGAGTTCGAGCAGTTCCGTGGCTGA